From Granulicella cerasi, a single genomic window includes:
- a CDS encoding type II secretion system F family protein → MTEFIVKIADERGRILEQTHAAATADELRARFTQAGYLVYSVKPRSTLGIAQKKKVKLDTFLIFNQQFLTLIRAGLPILGSIDLLAKRQKDESFAAQLGDVATRVKTGEAISQAFDAQGSFPLVYTVTLQAGERSGNLEEVLQRFLDFQRVSLTFRKKLKASLIYPTFLILMVIGLFIFLVTFVVPRFAQLYDQLGTKLPGLTLLLLEIGQGAQHYGIYIGAVVALIVYGIIRWTKTEGGATLIDRVRVNLPVIGQVWLKYQVGLFSRTLSTLLQGGLPLVPSLETAARSIDSRSVQKAVYSSVENVREGKGLSISLANTGVFPALSIEMIEVGESTGALPQMLNSVAEFFEEDVQTSLAAIMSLIEPAILIVMGVVVVVILIALYLPIFSLNGVGGGS, encoded by the coding sequence ATGACCGAATTCATCGTAAAAATCGCCGACGAGCGCGGCCGCATCCTTGAGCAGACCCACGCCGCCGCAACGGCCGACGAGCTGCGCGCTCGCTTCACGCAAGCCGGCTACCTCGTTTACTCGGTCAAGCCACGGTCGACGCTCGGCATCGCACAGAAAAAGAAGGTCAAGCTCGACACCTTCCTGATCTTCAACCAGCAGTTCCTGACGCTGATCCGAGCGGGCCTGCCGATCCTCGGCTCTATCGACCTGCTGGCCAAACGCCAAAAGGACGAGAGCTTCGCCGCGCAGCTTGGCGACGTGGCCACCCGCGTGAAAACCGGAGAGGCCATCTCGCAGGCGTTCGACGCGCAGGGCTCTTTTCCGCTGGTCTACACCGTAACCCTGCAGGCGGGCGAGCGCTCCGGCAACCTTGAAGAGGTGCTCCAGCGATTCCTCGACTTCCAGCGAGTGTCGCTGACCTTCCGCAAGAAGCTGAAGGCGTCGCTGATCTATCCGACCTTCCTGATCCTGATGGTGATCGGTCTTTTCATCTTCCTGGTCACGTTCGTAGTGCCGCGCTTCGCGCAGCTCTATGATCAGCTCGGCACCAAGCTGCCCGGCCTCACGCTGCTGCTGCTCGAGATCGGCCAGGGCGCACAGCATTACGGCATCTACATCGGTGCGGTGGTCGCGCTGATTGTCTACGGCATCATCCGCTGGACGAAGACCGAGGGCGGTGCCACGCTGATCGATCGCGTGCGCGTGAACCTGCCGGTGATCGGGCAGGTGTGGCTGAAGTATCAGGTCGGCCTCTTCTCGCGAACGCTTTCCACACTGCTGCAGGGCGGCCTGCCGCTGGTACCCAGCCTTGAGACCGCGGCGCGCTCCATCGATTCACGCTCTGTGCAGAAGGCCGTATACTCCTCGGTTGAGAACGTGCGCGAGGGCAAGGGGTTGTCGATCAGCCTTGCAAACACCGGCGTTTTCCCGGCGCTCTCGATTGAAATGATCGAAGTCGGCGAGTCTACCGGCGCGTTGCCGCAGATGCTCAACTCCGTCGCCGAGTTCTTCGAGGAAGACGTGCAGACCTCGCTGGCCGCGATCATGAGCCTGATTGAACCGGCGATTCTGATCGTGATGGGCGTCGTCGTCGTTGTGATTTTGATCGCGCTGTATCTGCCGATCTTCAGCTTGAACGGTGTGGGCGGCGGCAGCTAG
- a CDS encoding HesB/IscA family protein, with protein sequence MSTASVTPEVVTAPEVVTGAPAKGPVVLTDSAVAKVKEIMATQDPIPAGLRIGVVGGGCSGFQYSMSFENGAGMMDKIVNVGDLKVFVDATSAMYLNGCTVDYVETLEAAGFKFENPQVKSTCGCGSSFSV encoded by the coding sequence ATGTCGACTGCATCTGTGACTCCTGAAGTGGTAACCGCACCCGAAGTCGTAACCGGCGCTCCTGCGAAGGGCCCTGTGGTTCTCACGGACTCGGCGGTCGCGAAGGTCAAGGAAATCATGGCGACGCAGGACCCGATCCCGGCTGGTCTGCGCATCGGCGTGGTCGGTGGCGGATGCTCGGGCTTCCAGTACTCGATGAGCTTCGAGAACGGCGCCGGCATGATGGACAAGATCGTCAACGTGGGCGACCTGAAGGTTTTCGTCGACGCGACCAGCGCGATGTACCTGAACGGCTGCACGGTGGATTATGTCGAAACGCTCGAGGCCGCTGGCTTCAAGTTCGAGAACCCCCAGGTGAAGTCGACCTGCGGTTGCGGTTCGAGCTTCAGCGTCTAA
- a CDS encoding prephenate dehydratase has protein sequence MSAGQLKRVAIQGELGSNSHMATLTMLGSDVEVVPCQVSADVIAAVLQGDVDGAVLPIENSLHGSVAEHYDLFLTHPVRPDREISMRIVHNLIAAPGVKLEDIHTILSHPVALSQCRRFLSEQKQARAASFYDTAGSVKHVMEQGLLDTAGIAPALAAQVYDAEILVPGVEDHAENYTRFHLVRRAEDEVLLDGEANKVTAAFAIEHRPGSLVDALQGLAATGANLTKIESRPVPGKPWEYVFYVDFRFDGADVAEAALASLREHSAMVKEIGRYRAAES, from the coding sequence GTGAGTGCTGGGCAACTAAAACGCGTCGCCATACAGGGCGAATTAGGCTCGAACAGCCACATGGCAACGCTGACGATGTTGGGCTCTGACGTCGAGGTAGTGCCGTGCCAGGTCTCGGCAGATGTGATCGCCGCTGTACTGCAGGGTGACGTCGACGGGGCGGTGCTGCCGATCGAGAATAGCCTGCATGGTTCGGTCGCCGAACACTATGATCTCTTCCTCACGCATCCTGTGCGGCCTGACCGCGAAATCTCGATGCGCATCGTGCATAACCTGATCGCTGCGCCGGGTGTGAAGCTCGAAGACATTCACACCATCCTCTCGCATCCCGTAGCGCTCTCGCAGTGCCGTCGCTTTCTTTCTGAGCAGAAGCAGGCGCGCGCCGCTTCGTTCTATGACACCGCCGGCAGCGTGAAGCATGTGATGGAGCAGGGGCTTCTCGATACCGCGGGCATTGCTCCCGCACTGGCCGCTCAGGTCTACGACGCAGAGATTCTCGTGCCCGGCGTGGAAGATCACGCAGAGAACTACACGCGTTTTCATCTGGTGCGTCGTGCAGAAGATGAAGTGCTGCTTGATGGCGAAGCGAACAAGGTGACTGCGGCTTTTGCGATTGAGCATCGTCCCGGTTCGCTGGTCGATGCTTTGCAGGGACTTGCGGCGACGGGTGCGAACCTGACGAAGATCGAGTCGCGCCCGGTGCCTGGCAAGCCGTGGGAGTACGTCTTCTACGTGGACTTCCGCTTTGATGGCGCTGACGTTGCGGAAGCCGCGCTGGCTTCGCTGCGTGAGCATTCGGCCATGGTCAAGGAGATCGGCCGCTATCGAGCGGCCGAGTCCTAG
- a CDS encoding lmo0937 family membrane protein, producing the protein MLWTITIILVVLWLLGFVGFHVLGSWIHLLLILAIIVLIFNLLSGRRGI; encoded by the coding sequence ATGCTTTGGACAATCACGATCATCCTCGTCGTTCTTTGGCTTCTCGGCTTCGTCGGCTTTCACGTTCTCGGCAGCTGGATCCATCTGCTGCTCATCCTCGCGATCATCGTGCTGATCTTCAACCTGCTTTCGGGTCGTCGAGGAATCTAA
- a CDS encoding CsbD family protein, which translates to MSISDSTVKGKFDEVAGKVKQAFGEGTDNQKVANEGAAQEVKGHAEQAWGGVKEATQDKVDDYKARHAGEAEQHGHDIREKITSTAQNVKDSVLHAVKGDDRAA; encoded by the coding sequence ATGAGCATTTCGGATAGCACTGTAAAGGGCAAGTTCGACGAAGTCGCAGGCAAGGTGAAGCAGGCCTTCGGCGAGGGCACTGACAACCAGAAGGTTGCCAACGAAGGCGCGGCACAGGAAGTGAAGGGCCACGCAGAACAGGCATGGGGCGGCGTTAAGGAAGCCACGCAGGACAAGGTGGACGACTACAAGGCTCGCCATGCAGGCGAAGCCGAACAGCACGGCCATGACATCCGCGAGAAGATCACCTCCACGGCGCAGAATGTGAAGGACTCTGTCCTCCATGCAGTGAAGGGCGACGATAGGGCCGCATAA
- a CDS encoding UbiA-like polyprenyltransferase, with amino-acid sequence MESVLRNTRVTLEMIKWEHSIFALPFALTATVLAADGWPSLRVLLLIVWCMVMARSAAMGFNRWADAELDAENPRTKIRAIPAGQLSKSFVLAFTIVAAALFVLGAALLNHLTLLLSPVALLVVLAYSYMKRITRWSHVVLGLALGIAPAAAWIAVRGSLDPRIILLTAIVLLWVGGFDVLYACQDFEHDRGAGLNSIPAAFGLEGAFWIARVMHLGMAALLFVMWHAFALGPIALAGDVAVILLLAYEHSIISPRDLRRMNAAFFTLNGVISMVFFVAVAVDVFVRRLHR; translated from the coding sequence ATGGAATCTGTGCTTCGCAATACGCGGGTAACGCTCGAAATGATCAAGTGGGAACACTCGATCTTCGCGTTGCCCTTCGCTCTTACGGCAACCGTGCTCGCGGCCGATGGCTGGCCGTCGCTGCGTGTGCTGCTGCTCATCGTGTGGTGTATGGTGATGGCGCGCTCAGCAGCGATGGGCTTCAACCGCTGGGCCGATGCAGAGCTCGACGCTGAGAACCCGCGCACGAAGATCCGCGCGATCCCCGCCGGACAACTCTCCAAAAGCTTTGTGCTTGCGTTCACCATAGTGGCCGCCGCGCTCTTCGTGCTGGGGGCCGCTCTGCTGAACCACCTCACGCTGCTGCTCTCGCCTGTGGCGCTGCTGGTAGTGCTGGCCTACAGCTACATGAAGCGCATCACGCGATGGTCGCACGTGGTGCTGGGTCTTGCTCTCGGTATCGCACCGGCCGCCGCATGGATCGCTGTGCGCGGTTCGCTTGACCCGCGCATCATCCTGCTGACGGCGATTGTCTTGCTTTGGGTCGGCGGCTTCGACGTGCTCTACGCCTGCCAGGACTTCGAGCATGATCGCGGCGCGGGGCTCAACAGCATTCCCGCAGCGTTCGGCCTCGAAGGCGCATTCTGGATCGCGCGTGTCATGCATCTCGGAATGGCTGCGCTGCTCTTCGTCATGTGGCACGCCTTTGCGCTGGGACCGATCGCGCTTGCGGGCGATGTCGCGGTGATCCTCCTACTCGCCTATGAGCACTCGATCATCTCACCGCGAGATCTGCGCCGGATGAACGCCGCATTCTTCACGCTGAATGGTGTGATCTCGATGGTCTTCTTCGTGGCTGTCGCTGTGGACGTCTTCGTTCGTCGCCTGCATCGATAA
- a CDS encoding translocation/assembly module TamB domain-containing protein, with protein MSDDKNLSQGTPSSVNTPRVVKRRRWLRWLGWSFASFVVLIALLIGGLSWYTTTDDFQRRVGKEVKSVLEDATGGRVDIGHIAFSLWHLAIEVDGLVIHGKEAPTELPYLSAAKIFLRVKINTFLSHTVGKGPQSHVGLSFLRVEQPKFHLIIDKDGNTNQPVPKTPSTSTEPVQDTLLDLQAGQVELADGLAVVNDKAIPFDMAAQNLNAEVHYISKDDRYGATVDLANLRTKMGPQPEVSSKLHLTAQIGRDMMSLDSFDYQTGEKTHLSANAKVTHFAKPEWQVDLGGALELKQLGYLVNLEGFKAGLVNLDVHGRNCVVEPQVAQQNPHFWQRHKKKPLPPDMKMLPPDPDCKAGYLLAGNIKAHGVTYNIPNVRAHDVDLAAQLRVTPTELLFTSITSTLPGGGRIGGDLKIENWLGEVPSDAPNASSTAVAAAQTANTAAKGINAKAPIQSLNMTDVPVNHAHAYLTVTVADISLRTIMEITAPEHYGDLGFDTSITGPVKVEWGGPVKNISDSVQVQADLKLKPTGQRGRGYPSNIPLSGAIIGHYDGATEVVRVQTLNIQTPATTLDASGILGVAAGDPQTNLRVNLAAHDLGEFDQLFKTLGLDANGKKGTAAIPVVLHGALNFNGTARGAIANLDVKGHLDADNLAVKMGSQADVHIDSVVADAEYSPNAGLAVATSTIKRGTAVLNVTGKVFPHRIVSRRGGVTYAWDNHMTVDAGVKLANAQVADLLDMAGQKSAVPVTGTINVDAHVAGQLDNFHGGGNVRVTDGAAYGENFQQVSVDLAMQGQEVDATNLLVQAHGMQVTGSGGYNLQSKHIKADLNGNNITLSKLDTVKAANANVDGVVTLHAQVDGTPTEPNLKAQVKVANITVQGQQIGQLDLNASSAGSLVSYSLNANALGSQLNATGKTSLLGEYQTDAKLTVANVDVANIINAFSPGSIKASSKINGYVTVSGPAKNPMKLAGNAEFTQFSVTLQGIELKTAEPLRLSLRNGVASLDQLHIVGQDTDLQASGTAQVFGDNDPNGGKIDLKSSGSINMGIVHLIDADYVTSGKVSFEVAADGRMKKPGLTGHVKFDNVAAAMAGVPNGLSQMNGTMVFTEGRLDVENLTAVSGGGKITLGGSILYQKGLFADLTAKADTVRIRYGGLSATANADLKLQGGPNALILRGNVLITRFNVGADVDFAAFSGTGGVQLPPDPTAASNKLRLDVHIQSSPQLDFQNSYAKLAGSVDLTVRGTAAVPSVLGRITITDGSATFAGTRYQLDRGVIYFSNPVRIDPTIDLDVSTRVENYDITIGVHGTTSNLQPTYRSSPPLTQQDIFSLLALGRTQEESSLYSQQQTQSGTDPTTNSLLGGALNATVSSRVNKLFGGGSVKIDPAFMGTLGNSAARITVVEPITKQITLTFATNVNQSAQQLIQVQYQVNDNVSIVATRDESGVFSIVYKIRKRYR; from the coding sequence ATGAGCGACGATAAGAACCTGTCGCAGGGTACGCCCTCGTCTGTAAACACACCGCGCGTCGTGAAGCGGCGCCGTTGGCTGCGCTGGCTCGGATGGAGCTTCGCTTCGTTCGTGGTGCTCATCGCACTGCTGATCGGCGGGCTCAGCTGGTACACCACGACGGACGACTTCCAGCGCCGTGTCGGCAAAGAAGTGAAGTCGGTGCTCGAAGACGCTACCGGCGGACGCGTCGACATCGGCCACATTGCGTTCAGCCTGTGGCATCTCGCTATCGAGGTGGATGGGCTCGTCATTCACGGCAAGGAAGCGCCGACCGAGCTGCCGTATCTCTCTGCGGCGAAGATTTTCCTGCGCGTCAAGATCAATACCTTCCTCTCGCACACCGTGGGCAAGGGGCCGCAGTCGCACGTCGGTCTCAGCTTCCTGCGCGTCGAGCAGCCGAAGTTCCACCTGATCATCGACAAGGATGGCAACACCAACCAGCCGGTGCCCAAGACGCCTTCGACGAGCACGGAGCCGGTGCAGGACACGCTGCTTGATCTGCAGGCCGGCCAGGTTGAACTTGCCGACGGCCTCGCGGTCGTGAACGATAAGGCGATCCCGTTTGATATGGCGGCGCAGAACCTCAACGCCGAGGTTCACTACATCAGCAAGGACGATCGTTACGGCGCGACCGTGGATCTCGCCAACCTGCGCACGAAGATGGGTCCGCAGCCTGAGGTTTCATCGAAGCTGCATCTGACCGCGCAGATCGGCCGCGACATGATGTCGCTTGACAGCTTCGACTACCAGACCGGCGAGAAGACGCACCTCAGTGCCAATGCGAAGGTGACACACTTCGCTAAGCCAGAATGGCAGGTGGATCTCGGTGGCGCGCTTGAGCTGAAGCAACTCGGTTATCTCGTGAACCTCGAAGGCTTCAAAGCGGGCCTTGTGAACCTCGATGTTCATGGTCGCAACTGCGTGGTGGAGCCGCAGGTCGCGCAGCAGAACCCCCACTTCTGGCAACGTCACAAGAAGAAGCCGCTCCCGCCGGACATGAAGATGCTGCCGCCAGATCCCGATTGCAAAGCGGGCTATTTGCTGGCGGGCAACATCAAGGCGCACGGCGTCACCTACAACATTCCGAACGTGCGCGCGCATGACGTCGACCTTGCAGCACAGTTGCGTGTGACGCCCACCGAACTACTCTTCACAAGCATCACGAGCACGCTGCCTGGCGGCGGTCGTATCGGCGGTGATCTGAAGATTGAGAACTGGCTCGGCGAAGTGCCGAGCGACGCACCGAACGCTTCATCGACGGCCGTGGCTGCCGCGCAGACAGCGAACACTGCAGCGAAGGGCATCAACGCCAAGGCTCCGATCCAGTCGTTGAACATGACCGATGTGCCTGTGAACCATGCACACGCGTATCTCACCGTGACAGTGGCGGACATCTCGCTGCGCACCATCATGGAGATCACCGCGCCGGAACACTATGGCGACCTCGGCTTCGACACGTCGATCACGGGGCCTGTGAAGGTGGAGTGGGGTGGCCCGGTCAAGAACATCTCCGACTCCGTGCAGGTGCAGGCAGACCTCAAGCTGAAGCCGACGGGCCAGCGTGGGCGTGGATACCCGTCGAACATTCCGCTGAGCGGAGCCATTATTGGACACTACGACGGCGCAACCGAGGTCGTGCGTGTACAGACGCTGAACATCCAAACTCCGGCGACGACGCTCGATGCCAGCGGCATTCTCGGCGTCGCGGCGGGTGATCCGCAGACCAATCTGCGCGTCAATCTTGCTGCACACGATCTGGGCGAGTTCGACCAACTGTTCAAGACGCTCGGCCTCGATGCCAATGGCAAGAAGGGTACTGCGGCGATTCCTGTGGTGTTGCATGGTGCGTTGAACTTCAACGGCACCGCGCGCGGAGCGATCGCGAACCTCGACGTAAAGGGGCATCTCGACGCGGATAATCTTGCGGTGAAGATGGGGTCGCAGGCGGATGTCCACATTGACTCCGTGGTGGCGGATGCGGAGTACTCGCCGAACGCCGGACTTGCTGTGGCGACATCGACGATCAAGCGCGGTACGGCGGTCCTCAACGTTACGGGCAAGGTCTTCCCGCATCGCATCGTCTCCCGTCGCGGCGGGGTGACGTACGCGTGGGACAACCACATGACCGTCGACGCTGGCGTTAAGCTGGCCAACGCTCAGGTGGCGGACCTGCTCGACATGGCTGGCCAAAAGAGTGCCGTGCCGGTGACCGGAACGATCAACGTGGATGCGCATGTAGCCGGGCAGTTGGATAACTTCCACGGCGGCGGTAACGTTCGCGTGACGGATGGCGCAGCTTATGGAGAGAATTTCCAGCAGGTGAGCGTGGACCTCGCCATGCAGGGCCAGGAGGTTGACGCTACGAACCTGCTGGTGCAAGCGCACGGAATGCAAGTTACCGGTTCGGGCGGCTATAACCTGCAGTCCAAGCACATCAAGGCGGACCTCAACGGCAATAACATCACGCTGTCGAAGCTCGATACTGTGAAGGCCGCGAATGCGAATGTCGACGGTGTCGTGACACTACACGCACAGGTGGATGGCACGCCGACAGAGCCGAATCTTAAGGCGCAGGTGAAGGTCGCCAACATCACAGTGCAGGGCCAGCAGATCGGCCAGCTTGATCTGAATGCATCCAGCGCGGGCTCGCTCGTGAGCTATTCGCTGAACGCGAATGCGCTCGGCTCGCAGTTGAATGCGACCGGCAAGACTTCGCTGCTGGGTGAATACCAGACAGACGCCAAGCTGACGGTGGCGAACGTCGATGTTGCCAACATCATCAACGCGTTCTCGCCGGGATCGATCAAGGCGTCGTCGAAGATCAACGGCTATGTTACCGTGTCGGGGCCTGCGAAGAACCCGATGAAGCTCGCGGGCAACGCTGAGTTCACGCAGTTCTCTGTAACGCTGCAGGGCATTGAACTGAAGACTGCCGAGCCGCTTCGCCTCTCGTTGAGGAACGGCGTTGCGTCGCTGGATCAACTCCATATCGTCGGCCAGGATACAGACTTGCAGGCGTCGGGCACCGCGCAGGTCTTCGGTGACAACGACCCCAACGGCGGCAAGATCGACCTGAAGTCGAGCGGCTCGATCAACATGGGCATCGTGCATCTCATCGATGCGGATTATGTGACCTCGGGCAAGGTGTCCTTCGAGGTTGCAGCAGATGGTCGCATGAAGAAGCCCGGGCTCACAGGCCACGTGAAGTTCGACAACGTGGCCGCTGCGATGGCGGGTGTCCCGAATGGCCTGAGCCAGATGAACGGCACGATGGTCTTCACCGAAGGCCGCCTCGATGTGGAGAACCTCACCGCGGTGAGTGGCGGCGGCAAGATCACGCTGGGCGGTTCGATCCTTTATCAGAAGGGCCTCTTTGCGGACCTTACTGCGAAGGCGGACACCGTGCGTATTCGCTACGGCGGACTAAGCGCTACGGCGAATGCCGACCTGAAGCTGCAGGGCGGACCGAATGCACTGATCCTGCGCGGCAATGTGCTGATCACGCGCTTCAACGTAGGTGCTGACGTGGACTTCGCGGCGTTCTCCGGTACAGGTGGCGTGCAGTTGCCGCCGGATCCGACCGCCGCGTCGAACAAGCTGCGACTCGATGTTCACATTCAGAGTTCGCCACAGCTCGACTTCCAGAACTCTTACGCGAAGCTCGCGGGTTCGGTGGACCTGACGGTTCGCGGAACCGCTGCTGTGCCAAGCGTGCTTGGACGCATCACGATCACCGATGGATCGGCGACCTTCGCTGGCACGAGGTATCAACTTGATCGCGGAGTCATCTACTTCTCGAACCCCGTGCGCATTGATCCGACGATTGACCTCGATGTGTCGACCCGTGTCGAGAATTACGACATCACCATCGGCGTGCACGGAACGACGAGCAACTTGCAGCCGACGTATCGCTCCTCGCCGCCGCTGACGCAGCAGGACATCTTCAGCTTGCTGGCGCTGGGCCGTACGCAGGAAGAATCATCGCTCTACTCGCAGCAGCAGACGCAGTCGGGTACTGATCCGACAACGAACTCACTGCTCGGTGGCGCGCTGAACGCGACGGTTTCGAGCCGTGTGAACAAGCTCTTCGGCGGTGGCTCGGTGAAGATCGATCCGGCGTTCATGGGCACGCTTGGTAACTCTGCGGCGCGCATCACGGTGGTAGAGCCGATCACGAAGCAGATTACGCTGACCTTCGCGACGAACGTCAACCAGAGCGCTCAACAACTCATACAGGTGCAGTACCAGGTGAACGATAACGTCTCCATCGTCGCAACGCGCGACGAGTCGGGCGTCTTCTCGATCGTCTACAAGATCCGCAAGCGGTACAGATAA
- a CDS encoding peptidylprolyl isomerase family protein, with amino-acid sequence MMKRLFQLDRITVAALLPLALCVGFHSFAANAQGDRTQDKPTVKQDAAPEMPTSPGETIDRVVAIVNNDLVLDSDVDEERRFSAFLTVREPDNATRERIIQRLINRELILQQAKLQADIDISDDDVKKSLDEVRKSLPACKQYACETQAGWDRFLAKNGFNEADFTTLWKERMQVLAFVEERFKQGIRISDTDIANYYNNTFAPQYRKTGGTPPKLAAVHDRIAEVLLEQQVSALLGDWLKSLRAQGQVVVVHPGEAAP; translated from the coding sequence ATGATGAAGCGACTCTTCCAACTCGATCGAATCACCGTCGCAGCGCTGCTCCCGCTGGCTCTTTGCGTGGGCTTCCACTCGTTCGCGGCGAACGCCCAGGGCGATCGGACGCAGGACAAACCGACCGTGAAGCAGGATGCGGCGCCGGAGATGCCGACCTCGCCGGGCGAGACGATCGACCGCGTGGTGGCGATCGTGAACAACGATCTCGTGCTGGACTCCGATGTGGATGAGGAGCGTCGCTTCTCGGCCTTTCTCACTGTTCGCGAGCCAGACAACGCCACGCGCGAGCGCATCATTCAGCGACTCATCAATCGTGAGCTGATCCTGCAACAGGCAAAGCTGCAGGCAGACATCGACATCAGCGATGACGACGTGAAGAAGAGCCTTGACGAGGTCCGCAAGAGCCTTCCCGCATGTAAGCAATACGCTTGCGAGACGCAGGCCGGGTGGGACCGCTTCCTTGCCAAGAATGGCTTCAATGAGGCTGACTTCACCACGCTCTGGAAGGAGCGGATGCAAGTGCTTGCCTTCGTGGAAGAGCGCTTCAAGCAGGGCATCCGCATCTCCGACACTGATATCGCGAACTACTACAACAACACCTTCGCGCCGCAGTATCGCAAGACCGGTGGCACGCCTCCGAAGCTCGCCGCTGTGCATGATCGCATTGCCGAAGTGCTACTGGAGCAGCAGGTCTCGGCGCTGCTCGGCGACTGGCTGAAGAGCTTGCGTGCGCAAGGACAAGTGGTTGTGGTTCACCCAGGGGAGGCCGCGCCATGA